A segment of the Solanum lycopersicum chromosome 9, SLM_r2.1 genome:
ATACGCGTCGTCTGTTTCGTTTCGGTCCATTCTGGTTCGTCCTGGTTCTATATTGGTATATAGCGGGACAGGGCGGAATCGAGTTTCTATCCTGATAATTCCAGTTTGATTCATCCTGATGCCGTTCAATCCTTGACGGTTCATTCAGGTCCGATGCACAATCTTATTAACTAGTATATGTTTGCTTATACGCATATTTTTCCctataaaaaatagggaaaattgtatataataggaaactaataacctaaattaaatggaatagctagggtttgatttaattgtgctccatagcaaacattaactaaaatttaccagcgtctctctcccaaaaatctcgctcgccactctccattctcgctcgcctctctcgctttatacacagaagtgtataattctgtttctgtcttgtataaagcgagagaaaattgtacatacacatgcaaaaatgtatttcttcgtgttatacacttaattatacaatttacaaacattttgcTTCTAATATTGCAGATAAAAAAggtcaacgaattatacaattgcagtgaaatacaattttctctagctttatacaacagaagtgtatatattgtgtttctgtttttgtataaagcgagaaaaacatatatcttcttgctatacacttataattatgcaatatacatacattttaattcgattcaactgtatgcaacacaaattataaaattgcagcgaaataggccagcgaattatacaatttaggccagcgaattatacaattgtatatgtatagcaaattatgcagttttatgtttgctatggagcgtaattatgcaaagtttgctatagcacacaaatatgaattttttgtttgctatatatgaaaattaactttcacatatagcaacaaaaaattcatatttgtatgctatagcaaactttgcataattgcgctccatagcaaacataaaaactgtataattcgctatgcatatacaagtgtataattcgctggcctaaaattgtataatttgctggcctaaattgtataattcgctggcctatttcgctgcaattgtataattagctttgcatatagttgaatcgaattaaaatgtatgtatattgcataattataagtgtatagcaagaagatatatgtttttctcgctttatacaaaaacagaagcacaatatatacacttctgttgtatagagctagaaaaaattgtatttcactgcaattgtataattcacaattgtataattatttggcctttttctctgcaatattatgaagttaaatgtttgtaaattgtataattaagtgtataacacgaagatatacatttttgcatgtgtatatacaattttctctcgctttatacaaaacagaaatagaaattatacacttctgtgtataaagcgagagaggcgagaatgggagagtggcgagcgagactttTGGGAGAGATACGCCTGGCAAATTTTTGccaacgtttgctatggagcacaattaaatcaaaccctagctattccatttaatttaggttattagtttgctattatatacaatttaactttcacatatagcaaacaaaaaattcatatttgtataatatagcaagctttgcataattgcgctccatagcaaacataaaaactgtataattcgctatacatatacaagtgtataattcgttggcctaaattgtataattcgctggcctatttcgctgcaattgtataatttgctttgcctatagttgaatcgaattaaaatgtatgtatattgcataattataagtttatagcagaaagatatatgtttttctcgctttatacaaaaacagaaacacaatatatacacttttgttgtataaagctagagaaaattgtatttcactgcaattgtataattcgcaattgtataattcgttgggtTTGAAATATCGCCTTTGGTAGGGCGTCTTTTATGCCTCAAAGTGAGACTTTTCAGTGTGAATCTTTATTAATGAGACCGTTTAACAGATTCCAGATACCgaataaaaagttcaaattaatGACACAACTCTTTCATTCATTTGGTTGGTGTCAATGCCTAATGTGAATAAGTTATATCAATTACTTCTTCCATTTCATTATACTTTAcccatatattaaaaatatttttttttatttgtccattttttaaaaatcaagagagttttattactttttattcATACTCCCCTTAGTAAAAATACCCCATTCGTCCAAATGTATGTGGCACAATACAAAATCCAAGAATCAAAACATTTATTTGATTTGTAAATTCATTcctgaaataattaaatttttgaaataaattttttatttttagaagcTATACGTAAAACAtaataacaattcaaaatattttaaagacgTAAGGAATGGTCCAAGAAAATTTCATTAGAATCCTGAATTCAAATaacatcacataaattgagacgaaAGAAATTACCACCTGAAGTAATAGTTAAATTCAGAATTTCAAAACATCATTATTAAGACTAAtctagtaaaataatttttttaattaaaattacatcAAACCAACATAAATAATCTaagtaaaatatcatattatatatataatttaaatccaTATAATAGTAAGTTGAAATGATCATTAAATAAGTTAGTGGTTCACAAATCATTTAATCGTGCAACCCTCTAATGCTAATACGTGCACATCACCAAAAAGtgtgacaatttttttctaCTATATATTAAGCTTTGAACAACAAAGCCCAAATCAtatcaattaatcaaaaataaaaattcattaatgGCTTCAAACAAAAATTTGCCAGTATTTTGCATTGTTTTGTCAATTGTAGCAGCAGCTACTATTGCTTCTGCAAATAACAATTATGAAAATAGTTATGGCAATGATGCCCCAAAAACATACAAGAAGGATGTGCATACAAAGGGATTAGTTCCAGAAGCAAATATTATTGCTGTTCAAGGAATGATTTATTGCAAATCTGGATCTAAACACATTCCACTTAAGGGTAAGTGATTGGTCAAATTGCTACGAATTTCGTCGATGATCTATTGATATTTTGCTCGTAGCTAACAGAAATCTGTCGCTAAAAAATAGTTAGTgatgaattttattgttttgctttaaaaattatatttgtcgCTTAATATTGTTTTAAACTCACTccctaaaaaagaaaatattaatttctcatatttggataatttatttatgtttctcaTTAGAAAAGGTTTTGAACTTTATAAATTGAGTTCCTTCCTGATTACTCGGTAACATCCACAATTTAGCTAGCCATTGTTTTGCTAGTTATTTCTCTCCATATTTTATACGATGGATtgcacatttttatttgtagatGTAGGTTGATTGATTAATCTATgctaaattattatgttatttgatatatttctctTTAATTTGTTATCTGACTTATCGTGTTTTAATATTTGCTTTGTTAGCTTTAACATATATAACATACACATGGTTATTTTTAGCAAGGCTGACCATCGGTGACCCCCTAAAGTTGACACGAATTTTCACTTAGATACTTTAACCAagctttgttcattttagacacctattttgatatatttctcttTAATTCGTTATATGACTTATCGTGTTTCAATATTTGCTTTTTCTTGGTTATACCTAACGCTATTATTTcatcttgtgatcttaaattaaaaataggtataatatactaaaaatatcGTATGATCTCCTATTATTAAACATGTAACGTGTAACACTGAACTTAAAAAGAGTACTCACTAAATTAGGAAAGATAACATTCCTACAAATTGAAACAAATCAGGAAATAGCAATCTAGAAGATAACACAACATGAAAACATGTTACAATGAATTCCATTACATTAAACTATCAGTACGTATAAGTTAAATCCTTTCATCCTTGTTACATCCTACAGGAGCTGATACAATGAATTCCATTACACTAAACTATCAGTATGTATAAGTTAAATCCTTTCATCCTTGTTACGTTTTACAGGAGCTGTAGCAAGGATAACATGTCTAGGCACGGAAAAACACGGACACGAAACCGCTCCATTCTCCTTCTCAAGTTACCAATCGGACGCAAAAGGTTATTACTACGCAGTATTTTCACTAAATGAGCTCAAAGAATATGATCAATCATGCACAATTACACAATGCAAAGCCTTCTTAGAAAGCTCTTCACTTGAAGAATGTGATGTACCTACTGATGAAAATAATGGTATAACTGGAGCTATTCTTACTTCTTATCGATTACTCAATGAATATGCTGAGAAGAAAACAGTGTTGTACTCCGTTGCACCTTTTGTTTACACTTCCGaagatgatggtgatgatgatgctgATTATACTAAATCCAATTACTACAAACGTGAAGGGGGTTattagatcaattttttttatattaataatttatcatccatgaaatttgacatttttaattgtttttttttgttgtaatttGCAAactttttgatgatttatttgtatGCAAGAAAATGGGAGCATCATTTAATTTGAAGTTTGTGTTTTGACAATGTGTGgatcctttttccttttttgttttgaaatattattaagtGAATATACTTTAAACGAGattaatattatcaaaaaaaaatattataaaagaagaaaaaatcatataaagttAGAAAATAGTACGCTCGATTCACTAGGCTATACCCAAAACCCAATCATACTCAAATAAAGAGTCCGAAACTcaaagggtaaaaaatattaacaaaaattccaaaacggtatataaaattttatataaaccaaaacggtaaaatcgctgccgACGCAGCGATTTACTTCgactgaaaaagtaaaatcgctgctgaggcagcgattttgccaaaaaattttttttttaataaaaaaatgaaatcgctgcTCAAGCAGCGATTTCAAAATGTTTCTTCTTACAAATCGCTGCCAGGGCAGcgatttaacattattttttaattttctttttttttaaaaaaaataaggtatatCGCTGCTCTGGCAGCGATTTACGAAGaaaaaattttttttctttaaaatcgctgccagtgcagcgatttataaaaaaaaaaaaaaaattttgttattaaatcgctgagcaattttttaaataaaaaaaaattttaaaaatgttaacttatgtttataatttataagaaaatatacattattttaaaaaaattaaaaataagtaaatatattttctttctaaaaaaaatattatattgaatttaaatttaaataatatttgaattcaaataattaatttaaaattaaatgagaaaaattatttaatttttttttaaaacaaaattatataaagtgaaaaggatcacatgacaatagtaaaatttgtttttttatcgtAAATAGTTGAAGAAGTTCACATGTAAATAGTACATGAGACTTTCAATTCTATAAATTGGAACTTAtccttcatattcatattactttCAATCTTCCAATCTACCAACAATTTTAGGTAAAAACATTTGAATATTATGGGAGAGTCTAGCCAAAATTTCAGTTATTTGAATTGTTTCTCATCGGATTCAACTAATAGGTAAATAAagtaatgttttcttatttcttaaaaattatttttcttatatgtaatatatttatattattatttttataggtatgatcaaattcaaaatgcaGTGAGTTATTGTACACAAATTGTAAATAACAATGTTATGGGTGATGAACGAGTTGGTGAGTTGCACAATGATGAACCTTCCGAGCATGAATTAACAGACAGTGATGATATGTATGACGgcgatgatgataatgtggatAATGCACCTAATGCATCCAttgaagatcaaagtattaattatcattCTACAGCGATTCCATACTTAGATCACACTGACGAAAATGCAGGAGATTTTATGTACACGAGAGATGACGGTTCCATTCGAACGGCACTTTGGAATTCAAACAATCCTAAACATATCCAGTCAGGTTCGATTGttgaaaactaaatattttatagttgtttatttatttatttattgcatgttgattaatttaatttgtatatgcaactaggtatgttatttatgaataagatgCAAATGAAATCTGCAGTAAGAGCATATAGTCTtgctattaaaaaagaatttctttgtGATCAATCCAAAAGTAAAAGTTGGAAAGTTATTTGCAAGCGTCATGAGTTAGGGTGTGATTGGATGATTCGGTTTAGAGAGATTTCAAGCGGTATGTGGAAGACAGGTAAAATGATTGAACCGCATACTTGTCTTACAGATAACTATAAGGAGGATCATTTCAATTTGAATGATAACATGATTGCCACTTCATTAATACCATATGTTATGCAAAATCCGGACATAAATATTAAGATGATCCGTGAAATTATCAAAGGAAAACATCACTATACTCCTAGTTACAGAAAAGCACAAAAAGGTCGAAGAAAAGCATTTCGAATGGTTTATGGTGATTTTGAAAGTTCATTTAAGGCATTACCTCGATACATGGCTGCACTACAATTATTCAATCCAGGCACTATTATTGAGTGGGAGCATCATTCTACAACAATGCAAGGTgagcaaatttttaaatttcttttttgggcTTTTAAACAGAGCATTGATGGTTTCAAAAGTTGTAGGCCGGTCATTTCTATCGACGGCACACATCTTTATGGTTTGTATGATATCAAATTGTTAATTGCGGTTGGAATTGATGCGAATGGAAATATTTTTCCACTTGCATATGCTTTAGTTGCACGTGAGAGTTTTGAGTCTTGGTCATGGTTTCTCAAGTTATTATGGACACATGTAGTTTGTGAACGACAAGGAATTGGTCTTATTTCTGATCGTCATCAAGGAATCTTGCAGTGCGTTCAATCTTATGATTGGTTGAGtccacccaacacatatcatagaTTTTGTGTTCGACACTTAAAagcaaattttaataaaaaatttgtaaatagtGAACTCGAAAATCTAATGTGGTTGGCTGCTACTGAGCATCAGGAGAAAAAGTTTATGCAACGGATGCAACAAATCAAAACATTGTCTCCTGCAGCATATGAATGGTTAAATGAATTTCCTTTGGAAAAATGGACGATGTATAAGGATGGTGGTCGTAGATGGGGTGCCATGACGACAAATGTGTCTGAGTCATATAATGGTTTATTGAAAAAAGCTCGGGGGCTTCCTGTGACTGCCATGGTTCGAATGACGTTCAAAGCTCTCGTTGATCGTTTTGTCGAAAGAAACAATCTTGCAATTGCATTACTTCAAAGTAATATGCCATGGCCACTTGCgatagataaaaaatttaatgattattatcaAAGAGCTCAAGGGCACACAGATATGATGACTTACAACACAGGTGATGGAGTTTTTGAAATTCTTACTTTTGCTCATGATGGTAAAGGTGGAAATGTCCACAAGGTTACTACAAAAGGTAAGAAATGTTCTTGTGGAAAATGGAGAAACTATCATATGCCTTGTTCGCATGCCATCAAATTTTGTGGACTTCGCGGAATCGAGCCAAAATCTTATGTAAGTAAATTCTACAGTGCAAAATATTACAAACGAACATACAGTGAGACATTTAATCCAGTGGGTGATGAAATGTATTGGCCACCAGCTCCTTTTAATTTaatgtatatgtttttaaggttaatgtgtttttattatcttgttattaatattatgatatatcttttatatttatttgttgacatgaatttaatttgtcttccgcattttaaatattgtacgtaaaaaataatgattttacctaatataaaaagtattgatttgacttaacataaaaagtattgatttgacttatgataaaaaaaaagt
Coding sequences within it:
- the LOC101257107 gene encoding protein SEED AND ROOT HAIR PROTECTIVE PROTEIN-like; the protein is MASNKNLPVFCIVLSIVAAATIASANNNYENSYGNDAPKTYKKDVHTKGLVPEANIIAVQGMIYCKSGSKHIPLKGAVARITCLGTEKHGHETAPFSFSSYQSDAKGYYYAVFSLNELKEYDQSCTITQCKAFLESSSLEECDVPTDENNGITGAILTSYRLLNEYAEKKTVLYSVAPFVYTSEDDGDDDADYTKSNYYKREGGY
- the LOC138338643 gene encoding uncharacterized protein, coding for MIEPHTCLTDNYKEDHFNLNDNMIATSLIPYVMQNPDINIKMIREIIKGKHHYTPSYRKAQKGRRKAFRMVYGDFESSFKALPRYMAALQLFNPGTIIEWEHHSTTMQGEQIFKFLFWAFKQSIDGFKSCRPVISIDGTHLYGLYDIKLLIAVGIDANGNIFPLAYALVARESFESWSWFLKLLWTHVVCERQGIGLISDRHQGILQCVQSYDWLSPPNTYHRFCVRHLKANFNKKFVNSELENLMWLAATEHQEKKFMQRMQQIKTLSPAAYEWLNEFPLEKWTMYKDGGRRWGAMTTNVSESYNGLLKKARGLPVTAMVRMTFKALVDRFVERNNLAIALLQSNMPWPLAIDKKFNDYYQRAQGHTDMMTYNTGDGVFEILTFAHDGKGGNVHKVTTKG